The Candidatus Flexicrinis affinis genome has a segment encoding these proteins:
- a CDS encoding DUF4258 domain-containing protein, whose amino-acid sequence MSDGPDYAELRRIFEAKRYILTAHASSRAIERDIDDFEIEEAVIAGSVIEDYPDDKYSPSCLILGRTQSGRILHVHLCYPPKVKVITVYEPSPDEWEPDWKTRKP is encoded by the coding sequence ATGAGTGACGGGCCAGACTATGCCGAACTCCGGCGCATCTTTGAGGCGAAGCGGTACATACTGACGGCGCATGCGTCGAGCCGCGCGATCGAGCGTGATATCGACGATTTTGAGATCGAGGAGGCGGTAATTGCCGGCTCGGTGATTGAGGACTACCCGGACGACAAGTACAGCCCGAGCTGCCTGATCCTGGGGCGCACGCAGAGCGGGCGTATCCTTCATGTACACTTGTGTTATCCACCCAAGGTGAAGGTCATTACCGTGTACGAGCCGTCCCCCGACGAGTGGGAACCGGACTGGAAGACGAGGAAGCCGTGA
- a CDS encoding type II toxin-antitoxin system MqsA family antitoxin, translating into MKCVICRQGDTQPGTVTVTLERGGTTLVFKNVPAQVCANCGEAYVDDDTTRQLLEAAEAALKAGVQVEVREFVAA; encoded by the coding sequence ATGAAGTGCGTAATTTGCAGACAAGGAGACACCCAACCCGGTACCGTGACCGTGACGCTGGAGCGCGGCGGGACAACGCTGGTCTTCAAGAACGTGCCCGCGCAGGTGTGCGCCAACTGCGGCGAGGCGTATGTGGACGACGACACCACCCGTCAGCTTCTGGAGGCGGCCGAAGCCGCGCTGAAGGCAGGCGTGCAGGTGGAAGTGCGCGAGTTCGTGGCGGCATGA
- a CDS encoding restriction endonuclease subunit S, producing the protein MSSSQTPAGVEPIFGMLPENWTYSTLGQLVDLGSASLQTGPFGTNLLASEYKREGIPVIAVKNIGVNAINIDDDTPRVDEKTFRRLETYRIAEGDILFGRKGAVDRRAYVNISQSGCLQGSDCIRLRLDARSFDPKYVSYVLGTPQYLAWITQNAGGTTMPSLNQTILRRVPLPLPPLPIQREIAHILGTLDDKIDLNRKMNATLEAMARALFKSWFVDFDPVRAKAEGRDPAGMDAETAALFPDGFEDSPLGDIPRGWRVGTLGEVSEKPQYGYTASASDSPIGPKFLRITDINKAPWIDWQNVPYCEIATLEMEKYRLRFGDIVIARMADPGHGALVEEDVEAVFASYLIRFRPRRTEYARYLQYWLRSSHYWYIVDGFKTGTTRASLNAQVLSGFSLLVPDVRVAKAFDLAVGELRNKIVANNSESRTLAELRDALLPRLMRGELVGV; encoded by the coding sequence ATGAGTAGTTCCCAAACTCCAGCCGGAGTTGAACCGATTTTCGGGATGCTTCCCGAGAATTGGACGTATTCAACGCTAGGGCAGCTTGTCGATCTTGGAAGTGCAAGTCTTCAAACCGGACCCTTCGGAACAAACCTCCTTGCCTCAGAATACAAGCGCGAGGGGATACCGGTAATTGCGGTCAAGAACATCGGCGTCAACGCGATAAACATTGATGATGATACTCCTCGGGTTGACGAGAAGACATTTCGACGACTCGAGACATATCGCATTGCCGAAGGAGACATCCTTTTCGGCCGGAAAGGCGCTGTCGATAGGCGAGCTTATGTAAACATTTCGCAATCAGGCTGCCTCCAAGGGAGTGACTGCATTCGGTTACGACTCGACGCACGTTCTTTTGATCCTAAATATGTTTCGTATGTTCTCGGAACGCCGCAATACTTGGCTTGGATTACGCAGAATGCCGGTGGAACTACTATGCCCTCATTGAATCAGACGATTCTTCGAAGGGTACCACTTCCCCTCCCTCCCCTCCCCATCCAGCGCGAGATCGCGCACATCCTCGGCACGCTGGACGACAAGATCGACCTCAACCGCAAGATGAACGCGACGCTGGAGGCGATGGCGCGCGCGCTGTTCAAGTCGTGGTTCGTGGACTTCGATCCGGTGCGGGCCAAGGCCGAGGGGCGCGATCCGGCCGGGATGGATGCGGAGACGGCGGCGCTGTTCCCCGACGGGTTCGAGGACTCGCCGCTGGGGGACATCCCGCGCGGGTGGCGGGTCGGGACGCTGGGGGAAGTGAGTGAAAAACCTCAATACGGGTATACAGCGTCGGCCTCTGATTCCCCTATTGGTCCAAAGTTTCTGCGTATTACCGACATCAACAAAGCGCCATGGATAGACTGGCAGAATGTCCCCTACTGCGAGATAGCCACTTTGGAGATGGAGAAGTACCGCCTCAGGTTCGGTGACATTGTGATCGCACGTATGGCAGATCCCGGCCATGGAGCTTTGGTCGAAGAGGATGTAGAGGCGGTCTTCGCTTCATACCTGATTCGATTCCGGCCTCGCAGGACGGAGTATGCCCGATATCTTCAATACTGGCTTCGTTCATCGCACTACTGGTACATCGTCGATGGCTTCAAGACCGGCACAACGAGAGCGAGCCTTAATGCGCAAGTACTGAGCGGATTCAGCTTACTTGTACCGGATGTTCGTGTTGCCAAAGCGTTTGACCTAGCTGTCGGTGAATTGCGTAACAAGATCGTCGCGAACAACAGCGAGTCGCGCACGCTGGCCGAACTGCGTGACGCGCTGCTGCCGCGGCTCATGCGCGGGGAGTTGGTGGGGGTGTAG
- a CDS encoding DUF4145 domain-containing protein: MGLPSSVDVKIREQFTTLIKDGPGLVSTMKAENRQSRSEPKTVMGRPVLDLTGTEYHSQGMAFEAYRTQAISLLRLVLSKTDRMQQITADFRGLPQRSSSVEFITGTLIGLQKDYEAGLLDDLSIMIEAEIASDYMGQAEHLLGEGVPGQNDYVPAAVLAGAVLEDALRRLCERQEPPISTRKDDGEPKKLVILVDGLKAAGLFNELKAKQPRAWADIRNAAAHGRFDEFKRSDVEAMLKGVRDFLADYL; the protein is encoded by the coding sequence ATGGGGCTTCCATCTAGTGTTGATGTCAAGATTCGTGAGCAGTTCACGACATTGATCAAAGATGGTCCGGGACTCGTGTCGACGATGAAAGCCGAAAATCGACAATCCAGGTCTGAGCCCAAGACCGTGATGGGTAGACCTGTCCTCGACCTTACCGGAACAGAGTACCATAGTCAGGGAATGGCCTTCGAGGCTTACCGAACGCAAGCAATAAGCCTACTGCGGCTCGTCCTATCCAAAACGGATCGAATGCAGCAGATCACAGCGGACTTCCGAGGATTACCGCAGCGGTCATCTTCTGTCGAGTTCATCACTGGGACATTGATTGGATTGCAAAAGGACTATGAAGCGGGATTGCTGGACGACTTATCCATCATGATCGAGGCGGAAATCGCGTCCGACTACATGGGACAGGCTGAGCATCTTCTTGGTGAAGGCGTTCCCGGTCAAAATGATTATGTGCCCGCGGCAGTACTTGCGGGTGCAGTCCTTGAAGATGCGCTGCGTCGTCTGTGCGAGCGACAGGAACCGCCGATCTCAACCCGCAAGGACGATGGCGAACCGAAGAAGCTTGTGATCTTGGTTGACGGTCTCAAAGCGGCGGGACTGTTCAATGAACTCAAGGCGAAACAGCCTAGAGCATGGGCTGACATTCGCAATGCAGCGGCACACGGCAGGTTTGACGAATTCAAGCGCAGCGACGTGGAGGCGATGTTGAAAGGCGTGAGGGACTTCCTCGCGGACTACTTGTGA
- a CDS encoding YgiT-type zinc finger protein: protein MDECLYCKGQLEEKRVSRVQEYHGRWYLIENVPALVCRQCGETFYTPQAHSLVLRLVRESAEPVRTEQMAVLDAS from the coding sequence ATGGACGAATGCCTGTACTGCAAAGGTCAGTTGGAAGAGAAGCGGGTGTCCCGCGTGCAGGAGTACCACGGGCGCTGGTACCTGATCGAGAACGTACCGGCGCTGGTGTGCCGGCAGTGCGGCGAGACGTTCTACACGCCGCAAGCCCACAGCCTCGTGCTGCGCCTTGTCCGCGAGTCGGCCGAGCCGGTGCGGACGGAGCAAATGGCCGTACTCGATGCATCGTGA